The DNA sequence CGGCACGGTCGCGAACAGCGAGGACAGCTTCCCCGGTGCCCCTGCGGATGATCCGCAGCAGCCGCCGCCCCTCGTCGTCATCGATCTCACGTACGCGTACTCGTTCTGCCACGGCCCGGCGGTAACGGACGGTCGACGCCCAAGAACCTCACTCAGGCCGCTAGCCGCGTGTGCGGAGGGCCGCCTCCAGCCGGGCGATGTCCTCGGCGTCCTTGGTCCGTCGAGGTCGGGAGGGGTCCCAGATGGGCATCATCCGTTTGATTTCGATCTGGGCCTGCGGACTGACGATCGCACATTGCAGACCACCGATACGGCCTGGCCCGGCATCGAGCATTCCCTCAGGCCAGGGCGCACCGGCCCAGGGGCCCCCGGCAACCACCACACGGCCGGCCGTATCCCGGTCCAGGAGCGTAAAGCTGTTGTCCAGACCGTCCTTGGCGAAATCGAGCTGCAGCTCAGGCGGCGGCCCTGGGACCGGTTGACAGCCGTGCCGCAGCAAGCCTTCCGCCAGGACCCCTGCATCGTCCGTCCAAGCGAACCAGTCGACGTCTTCGTGGTCTCGCGTGATCTTGCCGAGGAAGAAATCCATGGCCCATCCACCGCGAAGCCACACCGCGACCCCAAGAGCCCCAGCGACCTCCACGGCCTCAGCGATCAGGCGGAGCTGCCGATCAGCACGTCCCATATCCACAGCCAGGCAGGTTACGCGGCAACCGCTTTGCCCAGCACATCATTTGTCCGCCACAGAGCGGGCGAACGTTGTCCGATGCAGCACTAAGGGCTGTCCCGCAATTCCCGGCGGGCGCGCGACGACAGCTACGGCACCTCGCCGCGTTGTCGGAACGTCCACATACATCCAGTATGCGGACGTCCCTCCGCCTTGCGATGCACCGCATCTGACGCCGCGCGCTTATCCACCGGGAATTGCGGGACAGCCCTTAGTGGGGGCCCGGTTCGGCGGTCGGTATGTGTTTGAGGGCGGTGAGTTGGGCGCTGGCTTCGGTCTGGAGGGGGTGGTGGTGCGTGGTGAGGGTGTGGAGGGCGGCCGTCAGGGCTGTGTGGGCTTCTTCTGTGCGGTTGAGGTGGCGCAGGACGCGTCCGAGTTCGAGTTGGACGGGGCCGCTGCGTGCCGGAGAGCCCGTCTGTTGAAAGGCGGTCAGCGCTTGTTGCAGAGGAGGTTCGGCTTCTTGCCAGCGGCCGAGCGCGGCGTAGGCGTTACCAAGGTGTGACAGGGCCATGGCCTGGTAGGCAGCGAGCAACTCAGGAGAAAGACCCGGGTGATCCAGACGGCAGATCTCCAGAACGTTCAGGTGGTGTACGAGCGCTTCCTCGGCTCGGCCGTTGTGGCAGAGGGTTTCACCGAGGGCGTTGAGGGTGCTCATCTCGGCGAGTCTCCCCTGAATAGTGAGGTTGTCGCGGTGGCAGGCGAGAGATGCGTGCAGGCGGCTGATGGCTTCGTCGGTGCGGCCCAGGCGGCGCAGAGCCCCGGCCCCGTACCCCAGGGCCCAGCCGGTCTGAAGCAGGTCGCCGCAGGCACGGGCAGCGACAAGAGCGGCGTCAGCGGCTTCCAGAGCAGCCGGAGGACTGTGAGCGCAGATGCTGTGGGCCCAGGCGAGGTAGTTGAGGTGAGTCGCCTCCTCACGCCGGCTGCCCAGGGCACGCGCGGCATCAACGGCGTACTGAAAGACGTCGACCCACTGAGCCCAGTGCTGGGTCAGGTCGGAGAACCAGTGCATCGCCGCAGCGGTGTCGACGACCAGCCGGTGCCGGCCGGTGGCGCGAGCGTGGTGGAGGGAGGCGAGCCACTGCTCCCGTTCGGCTTCCAGCCAGGCTCGGGCCCGGTCGCGGCCGACCGGGGCGGTGGCGGGGTCGGGGTCGCCGGCCGGTGTGCTGTGCCGTTCGGCGTCGAAATGGAGGGCAGCGGCGGTGGCTCGGGACAGCATCCAGCGGGCGGTGCGGTCCAGGGCGGCTTCGCGGGTCGCCGCGTCGTCCTCAGCGGTCAGCTGTTCGGTGGCGAAGATCTTCAGGAGGTCATGGAAGCGGTAGCGCTGAGCGTCGGGTTGGGGCTGGAGAAGCCCGCGGTCGCAGAGTTCGTCCAGGCGGAACTCGGCGTCACGGAGCGGGATGCCGGTGAGGAGGGCGGCGCTCTCGGGGCTCACATCGCAGCCTGCTGCGAGCGCGCAGCGCCGTAGCAGCAATCGGGAGACGGGGGCGAGCTGTTGATAGGACAGGGTGAAGGAGGCCCGGACCTTCAGATCCCCCGCCTGCAGCAGGTCGAGCCGTCGCTCCTCACGGTCGAGCTGGGCGGCAATTTTGGCGAGGGAGTCCTGGGTGCGGGTGGCGAGGCGCTGGCCTACTATCCGCAGGGCCAGGGGCAGACGACCGCACCGGTCGGTCAGGTCTCGGGCGGCCTGGGCCTCGCGTGCAACCCGGCCCGGGCCGACGATACGAGTGAGGAGTTCTACCGCTTCCTCACGGCGCAGCAATGGCAAATCGACCCGGTGCACGGCTTCCAGACCGGCAAGGCTGCTCCTGCTGGTGATGAGCGTCAACGAAGTCCCGGATCCGGGGAGCAGGGGCCGAACCTGGGACTCATCGGCGGCGTTGTCGAGCACGAGGAGGAGACGTCGGGCCGCAGCGAGACTCCGTAACAGCCCGGCACGGTCGTCCACCCCACGAGGCAGGGACCGCCCGGACACTCCGAGCGCGGTCAACAGCCTCACCAGTGCTTCGCCCGGGCGGACGGGCTCGGCTTCCATACCGCGCAGGTCGAGCCAGTACTGCCCGTCGGGATACCGAGGGGCAAGGCGATGCGCGGCATGGACGGCAAACGCCGTCTTCCCAAGACCGGCCGTGCCCGAGACAACGGCCACGGAGGCCCCGGTGGACGGTGCGGAGTCGGCCAGGGCAGCGAGGGTGGCGAGGGCGTCGCGGCGGGCGGTGAAGTCGCCGGTGTTCCGCGGCAGGGAGAGGATCCCGGGCGCGGCCGGGCCGGTGGCCGACCCGGGCCGGAGCCGGCCGGGGGCGGCGGCTGCCTCGAAGGACAGGGTTTCGTCAGGGTTCAGTCCCAAGGCCCGGGCCAGGGCGTGGACGGTACGGCACTGCGGCCCCGTGGTGTGGCCGCTCTCCAGGTAGGCCAGCGTCCGCACACTCACCCCCGCTGCGTGAGCGAGCCGCTCCTGGCTTAGAGCTGCGCGCAGCCGCAGCGTGCGCAGGAGCTTTCCGAAGTCGTCGGACGTACTGGTCATGATCTGGCCTCCTCGTGACCGCACACGCGACGGTCCGGAGTTGAGCTTTCTGCAAAAGTAGCGCGGAGCCTACTTTTGCGGGTTGTTCTGCCTGGTGGCAGTGGGCGGCCCAGGTGTGGAATGAGCGCAAGGCCCCACCGCCTCTCACGTATGGCGTGGGCATCACGGCGCGCCCCTGCCGGGGCCTGATCGAAAGGCGTCTTCCCGCTGTCCTTGCGAGCCTCAGCTGTCTCCGGCACAGCCGAGTCCTTGTGACGGTGGATTCCCGCGCGTTTCCTCAACAGCTCGCCGGCACAGTGCTGGTACGGCCCAGCCTGAGGCAGGGATTCAGGCCGTCCGCGGTGCGCTGTGACTCGATATCGATCCAGGAGTTCCGTGTGACTATGACCATGGCCCGCAGGGCGGCTCTCGCCATCACAGCGCTCGCGCTGACCGGTACCACCCTGACCGGTTTGGCCCCGTCCGCTCAGGCCGCCTCGATGGAGGTATGCGTCCTGCACAACCTGGGGGGAGCCAGGTACTACTGCGAGTACGGCGTGTCCTGGGTCAATTACCCCAACGGTGACGACCAGGCCATCGTCGTGGGAACCGACTACGCAGTCTGGACGAGTTGGGGCAAGCCTGGGAATTTCGGTGGCTGGAAGTCCATGGGCGGCAATGTGCGCAGCGCTGTCTACGTAACGAACAACAACACTGAGAATCCCCGGCTTACGGCGGCGGGCACGGACAACCGGTGGTGGTACACCCAGCGCCGCAACAACGGATCCTGGAGCCCGTGGACAACCTGACACCAGCGCTCGCCGGGAGCGTCCACCCCGCCCGAGCACCGTCGATCAAGCATCCTCGAACTCGAAAGTTGATCACACATGAGACTCTCCAGGACCACGACGGCGATCGGGGCGGCGCTGGCAATCGCCTTCCCGCTGATCCCGGCGAGCAACTATTCCGCCTCGGCTGTCGAAAGTGGACTCCCGGCCTCCGAGACACCCTCGCAGGCCGACAGGAATACTAGCCACGCAAAGGCGCTGATGATGCGTCAGGCGCCGATCCTGGACGCAGCGGACGAGATCACCGAACTGGTGAAGAAGGACCCGGTCAGCGGATACAACGAGCTGACGATCTCTGTGGAGACGAACGGCTACACACTCCGCTGGAAGGGGAGACCCCCCGAGAACGTCACCCGTGTCATCGCGTCACATCGGAAGAAGGGGCTGAACGTCAAGGTCGCCACCGCCCGCTACACCGCCACAGAACTGAAGAAGGCGATCGACGCGATCGCCAAGTCCGACGTCCGCATTAACGGTGCGGAAATCGTGAGCGTGGGAGCCGGGAAGGACGGGAACTCCCTCACCGTCGGAATCGACGTGCCCGACACAGCCCCCCGGGCCGCTGCGCAACCGCTCAAGACCGGCGAAGTCATCCCCTCGTCCCTGACACGAGGGATACCGGTCACCCTGAAGGCGGACAGCGTCGCCACTCCCATAGGCGATGAGCGCATCGGCATGCCATCAAGTATGCAATTCGGCGGACAGGCCATCAAAACATGGGGCGGCGCCAGATGCACGACCGGATTCACTGCCTCCTCCCGCGGATCCGTAGCAGACTACGTCATCACGGCGGAGCACTGCGTCACGGGAACCGGCCAGAAATGGCTAACCGCCGATGAAAGCTCTCTGGGAACCGTTTCCTACACGGATACACAGCACGATGCGGCGCTCATAGAACTTGACCCGAGAAAATCGACAGGGGGAGGCATCGTGGGGGGTCTGCCCGTCAGGAACTCGTTCCAACCTGTGCACCATGTGCACTCCGCGAGAGAAGTCCGCGCCGGCCAGTACGTCTGCGTCAGCGGATCGCTGACCGGAGAGCGATGCGGTGTTCCCGTTGTAGAGGGCTACTACTGGAGACAGCTCAACGGTGTGCAGAGGTGGACCGCAGTAACAGGTGACTCCCCCTGGGAGTACATCGCCGGCAAGGGGGACAGCGGCGGTCCCGTCTACAGCTACAACGTGTCCGGTGGGGTCGTTGGCCACGGCCTCATGTCCGCGACCCAGTATGGTACGACGTGCTCCAACCCGTTCGGCGGGACACGGTCAGCATGCTCGAACAAGCTGTACTTCACCAGCCTTCCCTCAGCACTGGCCATGATGCCGACAGGGATTTTTCTCAACTGAAGTACGAGGGGGGACACGGAGCGACCATTGCCACGCCCACGCTTACTCAAGGCGATGCGGTGGTGAGCCCCGGGGCGGCGTCCTGCCGGAGGGCTGTCCGGCAAAACATCAGTGAGCCCCGGGGCTCTGTCCCCCACTTACCCGCCCTTGTCAGGTCTAGACCTTTCTCAGCGGGTCGTGATCTCCAGCCGCGCGGCTGGTCCCTGCACACCAAGATCGTGCTGTGGGCCACCGGGGTCTCGGGCCAACGCGTCGCCCACCTGGTACGGGGACGCATGCTCGACTACATCGAATTCGAGGACGACTTCGCCATGGTCAAGACCAACCCGCCCGCCGACATCATCGGCCTCCCCCTGTCCCACAGCGCCGTCCGCTCCCGTTTCGGCATCACGGTCGTCGCCATCAAGCGCCCCGGCGAGGGCTTCACCTACGCCACCGCCGAAACGGTCGTGGCAGCGGACGACACCATCATCGTCGCCGGCCGCACCCGAGCAACCGAACGCTTCAGTGAGCTCCAGTAGAACACCGGACAGAAGTGGTGGACTTGACCTGGGCAGAGGCCGGTCCCGCGCACGCGACCGCCAGACATCGGCACACGGTCAGCCAGGTAATCGCGCGCGACACATTTCCGGCGACATCGGCGGTCGTCCCCGGAACAATGGCCGCCCATGGATGAAGTGGAAGTCGTCGTCGCCCATTCCGAGCGCGCGACCCTGCGCGTCGGCGACGTGTTCGTGAAGGTGGACGCCGATCAGGCGCGCACCGATGTCGAGGTCGAGGCGATGTCCCTCGCGCCGGTCCCGACCCCGGAGGTCCTGTGGCGCGAGCCGCCCGTGCTCGCGATCGCCGCACTCCCGGGGACGACGCTGGGGCGCCTCGGCGGGCCGTCGACCGGGTCGTCGGCGGCGTGGGCCGCGGCGGGCGCCGCCATCCGGAAGCTGCACGACGCGCCGCTGCCGCCCTGGGCCGGCCGGGCCGGCCGGGACATCGTGGCGCTGGCGGCGGAGCTCGACGAGGAGTGCGAGTCGCTCGTGACCAGCGGCCTCCTGCCCGCTGACCTGGTCGCCCGCAACCGCCGGGTCGCCGAGGCCGCGCTCCGGCCGTGGCCTTTGGCGTTCACGCACGGCGACCTGCAGATCGCGCACGTCTTCGTCGAGGGCGACGAGGTCACGGGCATCATCGACTGGTCCGAGGCGGGCCGGGGTGATGCCCTGTACGACCTCGCCACCTTCACGCTCGGCCACGAGGAGCACCTCGACGACGTCCTCGCCGGCTATGGCACCGACATCGACCTCGACGTGATCCACGCGTGGTGGTCGGTGCGCAGCCTGCTCGCGGTTCGCTGGCTGACCGAGCACGGCTTCGACCCGTTCGCGCCGGGCTGCGAGGTCGACGTGCTGAGATCCCGGATGTGAGGCCGCGCGGGCCCGGCCGCTCCGCAGACCTTCCGACACACGGAGCGGGCCGTCCCCGGGCATCGTCACGCTCGACCGCGTCCACGAGCGCGACACCTCACCCGGCTGACGCCCGCTCACCGAACGCGGCGACTTGCTAATCCCTGACCTTGAGGAAGCGCATCCGCGTCGCGCCGTTACTGTCGGTGCCGCCGGCCTGGGCGTCGGAGATCTTGCCGCCGGTGAGGACGAACATCAGGTGCAGGCGGACCGTCCGGGGGCCGGAGGCGACCGGGTACTCGGTCATGATGTGGGTGGTTCCGCCCTGCTGCTCCTGCCGCGCCGCGTTGATCGCCGCGATCTGGGTGAAGCTCGTCAGCAGGGTGTCCGTGGTCTCGTCCCTGAGCCAGCCGATGATGTAGCCGCTGCCGCCGGTGGCGGTACCCAGCGCGTACCGTACGTCGCTGTCGATGTGGTAGACACCGGCTTCCGGCAGCACGATGTCGGACTCGGGGATCGGCACGTCGGCCCCTGCCCGGGCCAGGAGGTCGGCGTGCTGCCGCTCGGAGTTGAGGAACCCGCTCACCGGTGTGAGGCGGGCGCCGATCTCCCACCTCTCAGGGCAGCCGGGCGTCCCGGTGACATCGATGTCCACCGACCGCTCGACGCTGCTGTTGCCGCCAGGGGCGAGTCCCGCCAGGTCGATCCGCGGCACGAGCAGCCCGCCGGTGGTGTTCCGTGCGGCATTGCACGGGGACGGGTCCAGGGCAGGCGTGTCGGGCGCGTACAGACACCCGTCGCCGCCACGGGTGATGGCGTTGCCCCGGTCGGTGGAGACGCACGGAGGGCGGGGGGTGGCGCAGCCGTCGCGGCAGGGGTCGGCCGGGACGACCGGCGGGACCGGGGCGTAGGGGGTCGAGCCGCCGTCGAGGGTGTCGGTCGTGCAGGTGACCGCGCCGTCGCAGTCACGGCAGGTCGTCCGGACGAACGGCCGGCCGCACCCCGGGGCGGACGCCTGGACGGTGAGGACGAAGCTGTCGACGGTCCACTGCTTGGGGCCGACCCGGCAGCTGTCGTCGTTGCCCGTCTCCAGGTTGAGCTCGACGACGACCTTTCCCGCGAGGACGTCCGCGAGGGGCACGGTGGTCGGTGGGACGACGCCGTTGTCGTCCCCGCCCGCCGGCAGATCGGGTGGGCCCAGGAGATCGGTGTGGACCGGGGTCGTGCCGTTCCACAGGGCGAAGCGGCCGTAGAGCCGGCAGGCCGTGCTCCTGCCGTCGTTGTGGACATGGACCGAGGCGCTGATCGTGACGTCGGTGGGATTGCCGCGCAGGGACGCGGGGTCGATGTGCACGACGCCGGCGAGCCAGGTGTGCTGGCCGTTGTGCGTCCCGTCGTCGGCCGGGAACGTGCCCGTGCCGCTGTCCAGGATGGTCTGGGCGACGACAGGGTCCAGTGCGGCATGGGTGTTGGCGATGGTGTAGTACGGCGTCGGGTCGGTGCTGCGCGCGGTCGCTGCCACGCGGTACGGCGCGGAGTCGCGCAGCAGGGTCGTCTCGCACTGCTCGTACGGCCTGGTGTCGGGACAAGTAGCGGGAGTGCAGGCAGACTTGGGGGGCCGGCAGTCGCCGATAGTGATCGGGGACTGTCCGCAGCCGCATCCACTCATGGGTCAACTCCTGTCAGAGGGCGGGGTGATGGCAGCGACGGCGAGCGGTGTGCCGCCTTCGCGCGGTGGGGCCGCGGGGCGATGGTGCGCGGGCTCGTCGGACGATCAGAAGGAAGATCGGGCCGAGGCGGGTCCGTCGAGGGCTGACGGCGGAGCTCACCGTCGGCCGCGCGGCCGGGGAGCGGAGGAGGGCCGCTTGACGGGCCGTTCGCCAAGGCGTGTCCGGCGTGTCGTCGACCGTCGCCGGCTGCGTGCTGCCGCAGCCGGTCATGTCCTTGGGGTGGGAACGGGAGTGGCCATGTCGGCCCGTCCTCGCGATCGCGCTCCTGGGCGAACCACGTCGGGCGCTCGGACATCATCGGGCGTATCTGATGCGCAGTCATGTACCTGCTGCGCTACCACCTCTAACGTACTGTCCCGTGATCTGTCTGGCATTACCCCGTTGGAGTGACTGGTCCCTCCGCCGAGGTGGCGGAGGGATCACGCCTCCCTGCCCCGGCCGCCTTCACGCCCGACTGCCCTGCGCGAGCACGCTCCGGCCGTGGCTCACGGTCGCGCCTTTGCCGTGAGGCGTGCCGCGGTCTCCGTCAGGGACACCGTGAACGGGTGGCGGGGCGTGGTCAGCACCTGACGTGCCGTGCCGTGCTCGACCAGTTCGCCGGCTTCCAGGACCGCGATCCGGCCGGCCAGGGCCGCGGTGTCCAGGTCATGGGTGATCAGCACCAGGGCCAGGTCCCCGCGGTCACGCAGCAGGGTGGCCAGCAGGTCGAGGACGGCGCGTCGGGTGACGGTGTCGAGGCCGGAGGTGATCTCGTCACAGATCAGCACCCGCGGCCGGGCGAGCAGCGCTCGTGCCAGCGCGGCGCGTTGGAGTTCGCCGCCGGACAGCAGGGCGGGCCGGCGGCGTACGAGGTCGTCGGGGAGCCCGAGCCCGGCAAGGGTGTTCAGTGCCTCGGTCCGGGCAGCGTCCGAGGTGGCCCCGCGCAGCCGTACCGCTGTGCGTGCCACCTGATCCAGCACCGGCCGGTGCTCGTCGAAGGAGGCCCGCGCGTCCTGGAAGACGTACTGCACCGCTGCCAGTTGTTCGCGGGTCCGGGCGCGCAGGCTGCGGGGCAGCGGGGCGCCGTCGAGGAGGATGTCGCCGTCGTGGTCCCGGTGGAGACCGGCCAGACAGCGGGCGAGGGTGGTCTTGCCGCTGCCGGAGCGGCCCACGACGGCCAGGCATTCGCCGGTGCGGAGGGTCAGTTCGTCGACGGTGCGCAGCACCGTCGCCCTGCCGTGCCGGGCGGTGAGGCGGCGTATGCGCAGGACGCCGTTGCCTTCCGCGGTGACGGGGTCGGGCAGCACGGGAGCGGGAGCGAGAAGCTCACGCGTCCATGGATGGCGCGGCGCGACCCACAGCCGTTCCGCCGGGCCCGACTCCACCACCCGGCCGTCGCGCATGACCAGGACGTCGTCCGCGACGGCCCGTACGACGTCGAGGTCGTGGCTGAGCAGGACCACGGAGACGCCTTGTCGGGCGATCGCCGCCAGTTGGTCGACGACGCGCCGCTTCGTCAGCGCGTCCTGGCCCGTGGTGGGCTCGTCCGCCACCACGACCTGGGCGCCGAGCAGCAAGGCCTGGGCCAGGACGAGGCGTTGCTGCTGGCCCCCCGACATCTGATGCGGGTAGCGCCGCAGCAGTGGCTCCCCCTCCGGCAGTTGAGCCGAGGAGAGCGCCTGGAGGACGCGTCGGCGGGCGGCGGCCCGGCGCTCGGACCGGGGCAGGGCGCGTACCTGCCGCCGGGCGATGTCCCGCAGCAGGGCGCCGGCCCGGCGCGCGGGGTTGAGCACGGCGCCCGGCTGCTGGGGTACGTATCCGACGAGGCCGTCGGCCACCTGTACGTCGCCGCTGACCCGTGCGCCCGCCGGGTACTCACCGAGCAGGGCGAGGCCCGTGGTGGTCTTGCCGCTGCCGGACGCTCCGACGAGGGCGGTGATCCTCCCGGGCGGCACGCGGAGGTTCACTCCGTCGACGATCGCCCGGCCGTCGATCTCGACCCGCAGATTCCTGATGACCGCGACCGCGTTCACGTCCGCTTCCTCTTCTCCAGTACGGCGTCCAGGAGCAGGTTGCTCCCCATGGTCAGGGCGACGATCAGCAGGGCGGGCACCACCACGGCCCACGGCTGCACGAACAGCCCGGTCCGGTTGCGGTCCACCATCACCGCCCAGTCGGAGGCGTCGGGTGCGACACCGACGCCGAGGAACGCCGCCGTGGCCACCAGGTAGAGCACGCCCGTCAGCCGTACGCCCGCGTCCGCGGCGAGCGTGCGGGCGGCCGTCCTGCCGACGTATCCGACGGCCGTCCGCCACCACGTCTCGCCCTGCATGCGCAGTGCCTCGACGGCCGGGCGCGAGGCCGCCTCGGCCCCGGCGGCCCGCACGATGCGGGCAGCGTCCGGAATGTTGACGAGCGCCACCAGCAGCGCGAGCCCGGCCGTGCCCGGGGTGAAGACGGACGCCACCAGCAGGATCATCAGCAGGGACGGTACGGCGAGCAGCACGTCCAGGGGCCGCATCAGCAGTTCCTCCAGCCACCTCCGGTGAGTGAGCGCGCTGATGAGTCCGACCGGCAGCGCCACCAGGTAGGCGAGAGCCGTCGCGGCGAGTGCGACGAGCACCACGGACTGTCCGCCGAGGAGGATTTCGCGTCCTACGTCCCGGCCGACGAAGTCGGTGCCGAGCCAGTGTCCGCCGCCGAGGGTGAAGGAGGCGGCCCGTGGCCCGGAGTCGCCCGTGAAGAGCGGGCCCAGCAGGGCGAGGGCGAGCGGTACGCCGACGATCGCGGCGCCGAGTGCGAAGCGGGATCTCATGCCGCCACCCCCGCCCGCGGTGCGAACCGGCGGGCGACGAGGTCGGCACCGAGGTTGAGGACGACGGTGGCCAGGCCGAAGACCACCGCGAGACCCTGCACCACGGGCACGTCGCGTTCGGCCACGGCGTTCATCAGGACGGTGCCGAGTCCGGGAATCACGTACAACGCCTCCACGACGATGACCCCGCACAGCAGCCAGTCGACCGTGCGGGCGAGCTGCTGTGCGGCGGGCGCGATCGCGTTGGGGAGAGCGTGCGCGTACCGGACGCGTGCGCCGCGTATGCCGTAGCGGTGCGCCTGGGCGACGTAGGGGGACGCCAGGGCGTCGATCATGCCCGCCCGCACCAGGCGGGCCAGGGAGCAGACGGGCCTGGACAGCAGGACGAGAACGGGCAGCACCAGGGCGGCGGGGTGGGCGAGCAGGTCGGTGCCGTAGCCGACGGCGGTCGGCGGCAGCCAGCCCAGGCGCAGGGCGAAGACCGTGATCAGCAGCACGCCGAAGGCGAACTCCGGGACCGCGTACACCCCGAGGGTGACCGAGCTGACGAGGCGGTCCACGCGTCGTCCTTCGTGGCGGGCGGCCAGCACTCCGAGGCCGACCCCGACCGGCACCAGGAGGGCCACCGTGAGCAGGGCGAGGAGCACGGTCGGCCCGAAGCCGTCCGCGATGTACGTGGAGACGGGCCGCCCGGAGGCGAGCGAGGTCCCGAAATCGCCGCGCGACAGCCCGGCCGCCCAGTCCGCAAGTCGTTCGTGGGCCGGCCGGTCCAGCTCCATCGCCTCCCGGATGGCCGCGATCCGTGCGGGGTCGGGCTGGTCGCCGGCGAGGGCCACGGCGGCGTCGCCCGGCAGCGCCTCGGTGAGGGCGAAGACGAGCAGCACGACCGCCGCCGTCTGTCCCACGCCGAGCAGCAGCCGCCGGGCGATCCAGGAGCGAAGTCCGCTCACGCCAGCCAGACCTTGTCGAAGCGCGCCCAGTCGAGCGAGTTGGCGGGCGCCTTCGTCTCGACGCCCCGGACGGCCGGGGCGGTGCCGAGGATCCAGTCGGCGAAACCCCAGACCAGGAAGCCGCCTTCGGCGTGCAGGCGGCGCTGCATCCGCGCGTAGACGGCAGCGCGGTCGGCCTCGGCCCTGGTGGACTGTGCCTGCTGGTAGAGGGCGTCGAAGTCCTTGTGCTGCCACTTGGTGGCGTTGGTGGTGGAGCCGGTCAGCAGGCGCTGGGAGATGTGGGCCTCGATCGGCATGGCGCCGGAGCGGTAGGAGCAGAGGGTGCCGGAGTCGAGGATGTCCTTCCAGTAGCTGTCCTTGCTGCCGGACTTGACCGTGATGGTGACTCCGGCCTTGGCCGCCTGGTCGCGGAAGATGGTCGCGGCCTCGGTGAACCCGGCCGCGACCGGGGAGGTGTCGAGGGTGACCTCGAGATGCTCGGCGCCGGCCTCCTTGAGCAGCGCCTTGGCCCGGTCGAGGTCCTGTTCCCGCTGCGGGAGGCCCTCGGCGTAGTACGCGTAGCCCTTGCCGAAGAGGTCGTTGCCGATCTCGCCCGCGCCGGACAGGGCGCCGTCGACGAGTTCCTCGCGGTCGGCGATCAGGAAGAACGCCTCCCGGACCCGCTTGTCGTCGAAGGGCGGTCGGTCGGTCTTCATCGCGAACGACTGCATGGCGCTGTTGCGCAGCCGGACGATCTCGATCTGTCCCTTGCCCTCGTGGGCGCGGGCGGTGGTGGGGTTGAGCTCGTGCGCGTACTCGATCTGGCCGCCGAGGAGGGCGTTGACGCGTGCGGACTCCTCGTTGGCGACGATGAACTCCAGCTCGTCGAGGTGCGGGGCGCCGTCCCAGTAGGCGTCGTTGCGCTTGAGGACGGCGGACCTGCCGGGTGCGAAGGACACGAAGCGGAACGGCCCGCTGCCGACCGGATTCCTGTCGAAGTCCTGTGCGCCGTCGGGGATGATGTACGCGCCGAAGGCGGCGAGCACGTTGGGGAATTCGGCGGTCGGCCGTTTGAGGGTGAACTCGACGGTCCGCGCGTCGAGGGCCCGGCTCGCCCTCAGATCGATGGGCTCCAGCGACGCCTTGGCGCGGAACGCCTTCTTCGGGTCGGTGATGCGGCGGTAGCTGTGGAGGACGTCCTGGGCGGTGACCGGCTTGCCGTCGTGGAAGGTGGCCTCGCGCAGGGTCACCTTCCAGCGGTCCAGACCCGCGTTGGACTCCCACGCGGAGGCCAGCCGCGGCTGGGCGGAGAGGTCGGGCCCGTAGTCGGCGAGCTTGTCGAACAGCGCCTTGGCGCGCGCGACATCGGCGAACAGGTTGCTCAGGTGCGGATCGAGGGTCTCGCTGGCTCCGCCCCCGGCGAAAGCGGCGCGCAGACGGCCGCCGCGGCGGGGCTTGCCGTCTCCCTTGTGGGAGTCG is a window from the Streptomyces sp. MMBL 11-1 genome containing:
- a CDS encoding ABC transporter ATP-binding protein, which codes for MNAVAVIRNLRVEIDGRAIVDGVNLRVPPGRITALVGASGSGKTTTGLALLGEYPAGARVSGDVQVADGLVGYVPQQPGAVLNPARRAGALLRDIARRQVRALPRSERRAAARRRVLQALSSAQLPEGEPLLRRYPHQMSGGQQQRLVLAQALLLGAQVVVADEPTTGQDALTKRRVVDQLAAIARQGVSVVLLSHDLDVVRAVADDVLVMRDGRVVESGPAERLWVAPRHPWTRELLAPAPVLPDPVTAEGNGVLRIRRLTARHGRATVLRTVDELTLRTGECLAVVGRSGSGKTTLARCLAGLHRDHDGDILLDGAPLPRSLRARTREQLAAVQYVFQDARASFDEHRPVLDQVARTAVRLRGATSDAARTEALNTLAGLGLPDDLVRRRPALLSGGELQRAALARALLARPRVLICDEITSGLDTVTRRAVLDLLATLLRDRGDLALVLITHDLDTAALAGRIAVLEAGELVEHGTARQVLTTPRHPFTVSLTETAARLTAKARP
- a CDS encoding ABC transporter permease, whose amino-acid sequence is MRSRFALGAAIVGVPLALALLGPLFTGDSGPRAASFTLGGGHWLGTDFVGRDVGREILLGGQSVVLVALAATALAYLVALPVGLISALTHRRWLEELLMRPLDVLLAVPSLLMILLVASVFTPGTAGLALLVALVNIPDAARIVRAAGAEAASRPAVEALRMQGETWWRTAVGYVGRTAARTLAADAGVRLTGVLYLVATAAFLGVGVAPDASDWAVMVDRNRTGLFVQPWAVVVPALLIVALTMGSNLLLDAVLEKRKRT
- a CDS encoding ABC transporter permease, coding for MSGLRSWIARRLLLGVGQTAAVVLLVFALTEALPGDAAVALAGDQPDPARIAAIREAMELDRPAHERLADWAAGLSRGDFGTSLASGRPVSTYIADGFGPTVLLALLTVALLVPVGVGLGVLAARHEGRRVDRLVSSVTLGVYAVPEFAFGVLLITVFALRLGWLPPTAVGYGTDLLAHPAALVLPVLVLLSRPVCSLARLVRAGMIDALASPYVAQAHRYGIRGARVRYAHALPNAIAPAAQQLARTVDWLLCGVIVVEALYVIPGLGTVLMNAVAERDVPVVQGLAVVFGLATVVLNLGADLVARRFAPRAGVAA
- a CDS encoding ABC transporter substrate-binding protein, with amino-acid sequence MNDAPLNDPRFPGLRRRGFLAAAGGAAGLGALALTGCGGSGPSAGDSHKGDGKPRRGGRLRAAFAGGGASETLDPHLSNLFADVARAKALFDKLADYGPDLSAQPRLASAWESNAGLDRWKVTLREATFHDGKPVTAQDVLHSYRRITDPKKAFRAKASLEPIDLRASRALDARTVEFTLKRPTAEFPNVLAAFGAYIIPDGAQDFDRNPVGSGPFRFVSFAPGRSAVLKRNDAYWDGAPHLDELEFIVANEESARVNALLGGQIEYAHELNPTTARAHEGKGQIEIVRLRNSAMQSFAMKTDRPPFDDKRVREAFFLIADREELVDGALSGAGEIGNDLFGKGYAYYAEGLPQREQDLDRAKALLKEAGAEHLEVTLDTSPVAAGFTEAATIFRDQAAKAGVTITVKSGSKDSYWKDILDSGTLCSYRSGAMPIEAHISQRLLTGSTTNATKWQHKDFDALYQQAQSTRAEADRAAVYARMQRRLHAEGGFLVWGFADWILGTAPAVRGVETKAPANSLDWARFDKVWLA